The DNA region ATTGGTGTGGGTTTGCATGAGATTTGTTGTATGGATCGGATTTTTCATGGGAAAATGGCAACAATAAATTTGTATAGGTCCTGTTTGAAAAAGATGTATGGTTTTTGTTAGTTATGCATCAAAATATATAGTTCTGTGTGATATAGTTCACTATATTGAAAAGGAGGTCAATAACCACGCATGACGCATCCGACCATATACATTTTCCATTGTACTTATTGGTAATCAATTATGCTAACTATAAATCGGACGGTAGAAGAGTTCGAGCGGTTGAACAATATAGGGAATATGTCTAAAGATATGGTTGATGATCAAATGGGTCGTACTTGACGGTTCTCATGAAACATGGAACAGTTTTATCTTGCATATCGAtgaatattttgatttgttacGATGAAGAATGATGCTGATTTTCTTCACAAAAAAAGAATGATGCTGATATACGTTGCTATTATTTATCTAATTTGTTGGTTGattttcagttgaaaattaAGTTCAGGAGTTTTGCGTCGGTTCAAGAATTAATGAATAGGAAGCCACATTCGGATACCGGTTAAGTCTGGTTCACCCATGTATGCATAATAATATTGAGTAGAATGTCATTTCTAAAGGGCCTAATTGCATTTGGTTACCAGAATTTCATAAAATAACTACACAAAATACTGAACCGTTTATGGTTAAAGTCTTCTAGGATTATAGCAAAACAAAGCAGACAAAAATTCAACTAGCAAGGTGGATTAgacaaaaagatataaattgCAAAGCTAAAAACATCAGAAAgggcatttggtctagtggtatgattctcgcttagggtgcgagaggtcccgagttcaattctcggaatgccccaatctttttttctttttcacctCATCTATAGACACCATCTTGCAGTTATATTAAACCGAACTTAAGCTATCTTGCTAGCAAGTAAAGTAGCGTCATGTGTCAATGATATTCTGGCAACGCGTTCAACTTTATTTTACTTAACATGAAACAAAGCAGTTTAGGCAGTTTCAACTGAGAATTGCAGACTGCATATGCGTATATATTACCTATGCTGATAAGTTTATAGGGGTTGATTTTGGCATATTTGTTGGCTCTTGAGCACTTATCAAACATACGATTCGTGAACTTCCTGTTAGGAAAACTAGAAAAGACAACAATGAGCTGTAAAGTGGATAtacctataattttttattctttattacAGCATATTCTACTGAGTCAAAGAAATAGTAATTTACTAGTACATGAAACACACACTACCATCTGACAAGAGTAGAAGCATATTGACAAAAAGCGCAGCGCTTGACACGACACATATCTTTTCAGAGCTTTCTACGGACTCCTTTTGTCTTCTTATTGTTACTTCATTGTTAAAGTCGAAAAAGGGGAAAAGCATAAGCCATAAATAAATCACAATAGATCAAGATcgcaaagagagagagaaaaaatagaTCCTTCTGTTTGGTCCGGCGGTTGGcggcgcgtgagcgtccgtgccgCCGTCGGAGCCCGTCATCTTTCAGAATAAAGTATGCGTATGTTCAGGTCTTCTCCGTCTCCTCCGGTATTCGCTTTGTCTGAGCTCTGGACAGTCACCAACCACGGTGGTTCTGATCGAAGACGCGGTTGCCGGTAGGTATGGCGCGGCGAAAATGTCTAGTCTGGTTCCGTTTACAGGAGACGGAGACTCTCACAGATCCGTCACCGCCGCTTTTAGTCACCGGGACGTGGAAGTTTCTTCAGCCTCGCCGTCGTCGGCTCTAGTTCCCGGGAGGTGAAGGCTACCGCAGCCTTGCGTCGCCGGTTTTGTTCCCTTGTCTATTAGGATTTTGCCTTTTCtttttctagttttgttttatgtgGTTTCGATTTGATTCGTTGGTGGAAATATCGTCGGAGGACGATAAAGCTCACCGGTGGAAGTGGTGTGGCTGCATGCGAAGCCTTATCCTGAGCGGTTAGCGGTGAATGGTTGGCGGAGGAAATCTCGACTAGTCGATTGAATCTCTTCGATAATGAACCTCCAGGGTTTCGAAGGTGTTCGTGGTGAACGTATGGAGTGGTGGAGCTCCAATGTGGACCGGTGAACGGCGGTTATGTTCTCTGGTGGTAACGAGAAGAGGAGGAGACGCGATGGTCACAGCCGTATGTGCGGCAACGACGTTCCTCTCTTGTTACTAGGATTTTTCCAATTTGGACTTAGACCCATTTGGTTTATTGTAATGGGCCTGAGATATTCGGGTTTTGTTTTGTAATCGGGTATTGGGCTTGGGCCctctttctatatataaaatattgacggaaaaaaaaaatcacaatagatCTCCCAACTCTgatgccaaaaagaaaaatctttcAACTCTACCCACCCAAGAGGATCTATTTAGTGTTTTCCTTGGTCATCAACTTCAGATTCTCCTTGCAAAACCAACTCCAAGGTCTCACTCTCTTTCCCTAACTTTTAGTTATTCTTTTGTTCTTGCATGTATTTTGTGTAATTCATAGTATATCCACACATATTACTACCCTAACTTTTAGTTATTTCATTTGTTCTtggatatatattttgtgtaatttatAGTGAATCCACACATATTATAAGGCATTACCGGAAAGCGTctacttcttttcttttgactaaaaGGCCTATACTTCTTCTGTGGTTAGAAGATCATTTGCTCTGTTTGTTTTCTAGTAAGTAGATTCGTTTGATGCTCATCCACTTTCTTTTAAAGAACATGAAGCTCAGTTTTCTTACTTGATGCTCTTTTAGATATTTGATAattgtttgttttcttaatgattttctttttaaattctagccatatgtttatttaaaaacCTTTCCAACAATCCAAAagtgttttgtctttgtttctgGTAGAAAGAATGGATGAAAATGAGCATGGACAGTCAGGAGCCATGAGCTACGGCACAAACCCATACCAAACCAATCCCATGACAACCACTGTAGCCGGGAGTGTGGACTCTGCAGCACCACCAGGCCAGCTGGCGTTTCACCAGAcccatcagcagcagcagcaacagctGGCTCAGCAGCTTCAAGTCTTTTGGGAGAACCAATTCAAAGAGATTGAGAAAACAACAGATTTCAAGAACCACAGCCTTCCCCTTGCGAGGATCAAGAAAATTATTAAAGCTGATGAGGATGTACGTATGATCTCGGCCGAGGCTCCTGTAGTGTTTCAAGGGCCTGCGAGATGTTCATCTTGGAGCTGACACTCAGGTCGTGGAACCACACGGAAGAGAACAAGAGAAAGACGCTGCAGAAGAATGATATAGCAGCTGCTGTGACTAGAACCGATATCTTTGATTTCCTTGTGGACATTGTTCCTAGGGAGGATCTCAGGGATGAGGTTTTGGGAAGTATTCCAAGAGGGACAGTCCCTGAGGCTGCTACTGCTGGTTACCCGTATGGATACTTGCCTCCAGGAACTGGTATGGTTATGGGTAACCCTGGTGGTGCTTACCCAACTAACCCGTATATTGGTCAACGAATGTGGCAACAGCAGGGACCTGGCCAACCTGACCAGTAAAACTAGCCTAGGTAAAGAAACTGTAAGTTTTCCACTTTTTATAGGCCTACTagttttttaatgtttttggtACATTCTCATagtctaattttctttttgcagaATTTTAGTCTTGTCCAAGAGGAATTAATTAAGAAAGGAGGAGAATTCAAAGAAAATGCAAAGAATATATCAGTTTTTGAAATGAGTGTTGTAGAATATTCTAAGTGTTTATGTGTATTCAATCCTTTCTTTAAGGATTTGTTTAGGGAGGAGACAGAAGAATGTATAAACTGTAAGGAAGAAGTGTGGTTGAcatgttttttatttgaatgttATTGTCTATCTTTATTTCTCTCATGAGTCATGGCTCTCTCGAGTTCAGTGCGATTCTCTCCCAAAATTAGAAACTATAGCAAAGTTGGTATGTCAATGATTTGAAAGTAGGGAATGTCCATTGCGGTTTGGTTTATGTAGATTATGGAATGTACAAACCGAATGAAAATGTATAGCATTCGATTTAATACGGTTTTACTTCTTCGTGTTGGTTCAACCGGATACACATCCTtacttgaaagttgaaacacTTACCAGGAGGAGGCCGGTTTGATGAGGATCACATAATAAACTATTTAGATGAGTGACAtttgtatttgtgtttttcagTTAATCAATAGTGAATTAtcaatttatttgatttttattctaattacataattttattcAGTTATTTAAACTTAACGTTTACCGTTTGATAATGATTCGGTCTACATACACAAACCCAACAAAACTAGTTATTGAAGCATAAAATATAACGACGACTCAAGTACAAAGAAACCTTCTACGACAATTCAACGACCAGTGTTTTCTTTAATGTATGGTTGACATTTAAAATTCAAGACTATCACTCCAAAATAATTGTAagactatatattttaaaaactataatacGCACCTAAATAACTAGCGCATGGAAGTTAATCACGTTCGTTGACGCACCTGATCAATTGACTTCTATAAGCCAACGTGCTTCCAAGCATCTCAAGACTCAAGCCTCGTGCTCACAATCGCCCAGCCACGTATTGGCACAAATAAGTCTGCAAATCTGCTTCCATATGAATGCGTCTATGAGATTATATAAGTACATGCACATTTTATGCATGCATATAGGGAGGCTTGAAAAAAATGAAgttaagaaacaaaaactcgAGCAGGagatttttcatgttttatctAATGCTAACATCAGTATCGTTTTTGGGTTTGGTCTTAAGATTTAAACCTCTGTTTCTACTCAATCCCACGATCAGTTCCCCTTCGATAATCGAGATTCATTATTCTTTACCGGCTGTGCCGGTTAACCGTAGCCCAAGATGGCTACGACTCATCAAGAACTATCTTCCGGATAAAAAAAGGATCCGAGTGGGTCTTCTCAACATCGCCGAAAACGAGCAAGAGAGCTACGAGGCAACCGGGACGTCGATTCTTGAGAATGTCCACGTCTTGCTCGACCCTCTCCCGAAGAATCTGACGTGGGAGAGTTTATTTCCAGTCTGGATCGACGAAGATCACACGTGGAACACGCCGATGTGCCCCGAGGTCCCTCTCCCTCAAGTGGAGGGTACCGCGGCTGATATGGACGTGGTCGTTGTAAAAATGCCGTGTGATGGTTTCTCCGAGAGTAAAGGACTGAGAGACGTGTTCAGGCTACAGGTGAATCTTGCGGCAGCAAAGTTGGTGGTGGAGAGTGGGCGGAGGAACGTTGACCGGACGGTCCACGTTGTCTTCATCGGGTCATGTGAGCCCATGCATGAGATCTTTAGGTGTGATGAACGCGTGAGGCGCGTGGGGGAATATTGGGTGTATAAGCCTAATCTAATGAAGTTGAAGCAAAAGCTTCTCATGCCTGTTGGCTCTTGTCAGATTGCACTAGGTAATTAGTCTTCTTGTTTCTCGTTAGTGTTCTAAAATGAGAATATTGTCTAATGTCTAATGTATTTGCATCTCATCTAAATATACATATGCTTCCCTAACTAGTATTAGTCTCATTATCTGTTAAAGATCAAGAAGCATGGAGACAACAGAAGAACGTAAGTCTCTCATCAACAACCACATTATCATCATTACCTGCCCAACGTGTCGCCTACGTGACGTTGCTCCACTCCTCTGAGAGCTACGTTTGCGGAGCCATAGCTCTAGCACAAAGCATAAGACAATCTGGCTCGAGGCATGACATGATACTCCTCCACGACGACTCCATAACCAACAAATCCCGCATTGGCTTAAGCCTTGCCGGCTGGAAACTACGGCGTATAGAGAGAGTCCGTAGCCCTTTCTCCGAGAAAGATTCTTACAATGAGTGGAACTACAGTAAGTTACGTGTATGGCAAGTAACAGATTATGATAAGCTAGTGTTCATAGACGCAGACTTCATCATCGCCAAGAATGTTGATTATCTTTTCTTCTATCCTCAACTTTCGGCCGCTGGCAACAACAGAGTCTTGTTCAACTCTGGAGTCATGGTAATGCATCTAAACCAATTTACACAGCATCCATTTTTCTTTAATTCTTATACATATCAATTTTACAAGATTAATAAAAGATGATTAGTTGGGTTATATAAGTTATGTTATATTTAtctttaactttaattttattcattttttataaaaaattatgaagcatgctttattttagtttttaaagttacaatccaaaaataaaaatgtcttTATAAACCCTATTTATTACAaagtagaaatatttttttcattaccGTAGgtatatatagttaaaacaaAATACTACATACTAAATTGtacaacaaaattaataaaattacaaaccaaaccaatcaTCCAGTAAACTTTTtcattatttctaaaattattcACAATCTATTCCTTTTTGCTTAAATTAttactatttgtttttatttttatttttatttttgtaacatgttgcttaaattatttaatataccCTGACTGTACATTGTAAGTTTTgtaacaaatattattttttctttaggtTCTGGAGCCATCTGCTTGTCTGTTCGAGGAACTGATGCAACAATCGTTCAAGATCAAGTCTTACAACGGAGGAGACCAAGGATTCCTCAACGAATACTTCGTGTGGTGGCATAGGTTATCGAAACGTGTAAACACGATGAAGTACTTCGGTGAAGAAACCAAGATAGGTCCAAAACGCAACCTCCCGGACAACTTAGAAGGGATACACTACTTGGGGATAAAGCCATGGATATGTTACAGAGACTACGATTGTAACTGGGACTTGACAACGCGGCGTGTGTACGCAAGCGAGTCTGTGAACAAGAAATGGTGGAAAGTGTACGACAAGATGCCTAAGAAGCTGCAACGTTATTGTGGTTTGACTAGTAAGATGGATAAGAACATTGAGAAGTGGAGGAAAGCCACAAGGGTTAAGGGTTTTCCTGAAAAGCATTGGAGAGTTCAAGTGAGAGATCCAAGGAAGAAGAACCTTGTTGATTAAGTCACACTAATAGCGTTTTTGGAGTTTGATAGATCTGTTTAATGTTGTCTTATGTAAGTGAACTAACTAATGAACCAAAACCTGTGAGAGTTTCGTTTATTTATTGAAAAGGTTTTGTGTTTGCATTGCACGTAGttatgttacaaaaaataacGAGAAGTAACTTGTCTTTAATTAACCAAACACAGTAAACCCATCAGGATAGTTCCAACCCCGGAGCAAAACACGAGGAGACTTCTTTATGCCTGTAGGAGCTGCAAATGAGATCTTAAAAGACATTGATTCACCCGGAACTAGTGAGAAGTAGTTGTCCGAGTAGTGTACAGGGAGAATCCTCGTGTCTTGTTTCTCTGACTCCGGATTGTGTACTGAGAAACGAAGAAAGAAAGCAACTCCTGGATCAGATCCCACCACTTTCAAACCGCAGTTGCTATCTGCAGTAACACCAAATCTACTAAACAGCTTGTGGAGCAAACCATCTTGAAGAGCATTAGCTCTAGATGTATTGTGGACAGTGATCTCCAGCTCGAATTTTGGACCGACCAAAACTGAATCACAAGTGATCTTGAGAGGTATTTGCTTGTTTCTGTATGGCTCCAAGAGCGTGTAGTCTTTACCAGGCAGATGTAGCCAGTAGAAATTCCGGGATATAACTGTTTTGTCTGTGACATGGTACAGTTTGAGAAGAAGGAAATAAACAGGCTTTGCGTTCTCTGACTTCGGGTACGTGAAGTCAGATATTTGCACAACTTTCTTAGGCGGTGCAGAGACTTTGCTGAACACTTTGTAGTATGGGCAGTTACCGTCTAGGTCCCATACCGATGCCTCTATCTCCACATCTGATAGCTCTCTAGAAGTGGTGTTTACAACCTGTAGAGTTCATAGTATTATGTACATAGTTGATATCAATCACTCTTTTGATCAAGAAACAGTTACATGGCATTAAACTGACCTCAATGAAGTTACTTGCCAAGTTCAGTTGGACATGTACTGGCTCTGCAGCGGAACGGCAGCCATAGAAACTGGCTGTCTGGTCCAGAAGATGATCGTAGAACTGACCTCTGAGACCAGTCCATGGATTTTGGTTCTTCCATATTAAGACACCTGTGTACTTTGTCCACATTCTTGAACTCCATCCCTCCACTAGAGCTCTGTACTGAATGTAGTTCACCAGTTGAGCCTGTTCCGggaaggaagaaaaaaacaagtcaTAATATGTCACACTAGGTTAAGGTCCCACATAGTCTACGGGTTCAGTTTCTCTGATTAGTTCGGAATTCGGTTAGTTCGGTTTCGAAATTTTCTACCAAAGTTTTTGATTTTCAGTTGAGTTCCGGTTTAAACtgaataaattcaaaaaaaaaaaatcgatcaaATTCGGTTTGAAATTTTGGTTAAACTTAGCATTGTTtggtaaaatctatttttagaaaactaaaCTGACCAATTACCAaacataatttgttttttcttttgccgAATTGAACCGAACTGAACCAAAAACCGAACttttcggttcagttcggcGGGTTTGGTTAATAACCGCAGGCCTAATCCCACATATATCATCCCAAATGTACCTTTAAGCAGAAGTCATCGAGATCCCTTGGAGCACCATACATCAGAATCTGATCATGAACTTTGCCAGGCTTAGAATACGGAATGTACTTATGGTAATCCCACATCCTATTGGGCACTTCTTCCACAAACCCGTCTGCACCCTTCTTAAACAGAGGAATCTCCCACCCCTCTCTTGGCATCGTAGCTCTTATAGTATCCGCAACCGGCATTCCAACCGAACCGACCTCTGGATTAAACCCAAACTTATAAAACGtgtctttaaaaaaatcttcAGGGTACTGAATCTCGTAAGGCCCGTCACTGAAGTTCCCTTTCCCATCTGCAAACCCGTCCCACATAGAACCTTGGACATAGACTCTAGCACCGTCGAGATAGACACTAGGATCTGAATCCCAGTCTGGTAACGACGGCGTTGCGAAATGAGGGTGAAGCCTCAGGTCTTGGTTTAGAGCCTCGTTGATATCTTTCGGTGGAACTTGTTCGTTTCCACCGACCCAAAGAGCAAGGCTCGGATGGTTTCTGAGAAGTTTGACGGTGTCACGAGCGCATAATATGAATAAGTCATGGTCTAATGGTCCGTTTGGGTTTGATACTGGAACACCTCTTCCATCAACATCTCCAGTGATCCAAAACTCT from Raphanus sativus cultivar WK10039 chromosome 8, ASM80110v3, whole genome shotgun sequence includes:
- the LOC108822974 gene encoding mannosylglycoprotein endo-beta-mannosidase, which codes for MAEIGKTLLDSGWLAARSIEVNEDGKQLTTSNPPSLASQSKWMEAVVPGTVLGTLLKNKAIPDPFYGLQNESITDIADSGRDYYTFWFFTKFQCKRLLNQYVHLNFRAINYSAEVYVNGHKTVLPKGMFRRHTFDVTDILHPDKDNLLAVIVHPPDHPGTIPPEGGQGGDHEIGKDVAAQYVQGWDWICPMRDRNTGIWDEVSISITGPVRIIDPHLVSTFFDNYKRVYLHVTTELENKSTWKADCSVTIQITTELENGVCLVEILHTENVTIPARGNTQHTFKPLFLYKPELWWPNGMGKQNLYEVLITVVVKEFGESDSWMQPFGFRKIESVIDSVTGGRLFKINGEPIFIRGGNWILSDGLLRLSKERYRTDIKFHADMNMNMIRCWGGGLAERPEFYHFCDIYGLLVWQEFWITGDVDGRGVPVSNPNGPLDHDLFILCARDTVKLLRNHPSLALWVGGNEQVPPKDINEALNQDLRLHPHFATPSLPDWDSDPSVYLDGARVYVQGSMWDGFADGKGNFSDGPYEIQYPEDFFKDTFYKFGFNPEVGSVGMPVADTIRATMPREGWEIPLFKKGADGFVEEVPNRMWDYHKYIPYSKPGKVHDQILMYGAPRDLDDFCLKAQLVNYIQYRALVEGWSSRMWTKYTGVLIWKNQNPWTGLRGQFYDHLLDQTASFYGCRSAAEPVHVQLNLASNFIEVVNTTSRELSDVEIEASVWDLDGNCPYYKVFSKVSAPPKKVVQISDFTYPKSENAKPVYFLLLKLYHVTDKTVISRNFYWLHLPGKDYTLLEPYRNKQIPLKITCDSVLVGPKFELEITVHNTSRANALQDGLLHKLFSRFGVTADSNCGLKVVGSDPGVAFFLRFSVHNPESEKQDTRILPVHYSDNYFSLVPGESMSFKISFAAPTGIKKSPRVLLRGWNYPDGFTVFG
- the LOC108822591 gene encoding putative UDP-glucuronate:xylan alpha-glucuronosyltransferase 5 is translated as MKLRNKNSSRRFFMFYLMLTSVSFLGLVLRFKPLFLLNPTISSPSIIEIHYSLPAVPVNRSPRWLRLIKNYLPDKKRIRVGLLNIAENEQESYEATGTSILENVHVLLDPLPKNLTWESLFPVWIDEDHTWNTPMCPEVPLPQVEGTAADMDVVVVKMPCDGFSESKGLRDVFRLQVNLAAAKLVVESGRRNVDRTVHVVFIGSCEPMHEIFRCDERVRRVGEYWVYKPNLMKLKQKLLMPVGSCQIALDQEAWRQQKNVSLSSTTTLSSLPAQRVAYVTLLHSSESYVCGAIALAQSIRQSGSRHDMILLHDDSITNKSRIGLSLAGWKLRRIERVRSPFSEKDSYNEWNYSKLRVWQVTDYDKLVFIDADFIIAKNVDYLFFYPQLSAAGNNRVLFNSGVMVLEPSACLFEELMQQSFKIKSYNGGDQGFLNEYFVWWHRLSKRVNTMKYFGEETKIGPKRNLPDNLEGIHYLGIKPWICYRDYDCNWDLTTRRVYASESVNKKWWKVYDKMPKKLQRYCGLTSKMDKNIEKWRKATRVKGFPEKHWRVQVRDPRKKNLVD